The following coding sequences lie in one Mycobacterium gordonae genomic window:
- a CDS encoding polyamine aminopropyltransferase produces the protein MTTTAAAEPVSPSLGRWRAVLLAAVAACAACGIVYELAMLTLSTNLNGGGIVATSLIVAGYIAALGLGALLIKPLLARAAITFIAVEVLLGIVGGLSAAALYVAFAFVNGSTLVLAVSTGLIGCLVGAEVPLLMTLLQRGRVQGPWDPRSDLATDTGRTLANLTAADYLGALVGGLAWPFLLLPQLGMIRGAAATGIVNLVAAAIVAVFLLRRLVSARQLAAALGALTTALTLLVILLVNAREIELSSRQRLYADPIIAHRHSAYQDIVITRRDRDMRLYLDGDLQFSTRDEYRYTESLVYPALGGGAQSALVLGGGDGLAARELLRQPGLRRITEVELDPAVVELARTTMRDANGGSLDNPRVQLVIDDAMTWLRGPRTDRFDAVIVDLPDPDTPVLGRLYSTEFYALVDRVLSPGGLMVVQAGSPFSTRKAFWRTVSTIRSGGFAVTPYHVHVPTFGDWGFVLARRGDAAPAAALPRDAPSLRYLDQRVLDAATVFSEDVRPRPMEPSTLDNPRVVADMRRGYD, from the coding sequence ATGACGACGACCGCTGCCGCCGAACCGGTCTCACCGTCGCTGGGACGGTGGCGCGCCGTCCTGCTGGCCGCGGTGGCGGCCTGCGCGGCGTGCGGGATCGTCTACGAACTGGCGATGCTGACATTGTCGACCAACCTGAACGGCGGCGGCATCGTGGCGACATCGCTGATCGTCGCGGGCTACATCGCCGCGTTGGGGCTGGGCGCGCTGCTGATCAAACCGCTGCTGGCGCGTGCCGCGATCACCTTCATCGCTGTGGAGGTGCTCCTAGGCATCGTCGGCGGACTGTCCGCCGCGGCCCTGTATGTCGCGTTCGCTTTCGTCAACGGTTCGACGCTGGTGCTGGCGGTGAGCACCGGGCTGATCGGTTGCCTGGTCGGCGCCGAGGTGCCGCTGTTGATGACGCTGCTGCAGCGCGGCCGGGTGCAGGGGCCCTGGGACCCGCGCAGTGATTTGGCCACCGATACCGGACGTACGCTGGCCAACTTGACCGCGGCCGACTACCTGGGCGCCCTGGTCGGCGGGCTGGCCTGGCCGTTCCTGCTGCTGCCTCAGCTGGGCATGATCCGCGGGGCCGCGGCCACCGGCATTGTCAACCTGGTGGCCGCGGCGATCGTAGCGGTGTTTCTGCTGCGGCGGCTGGTGTCGGCGCGCCAGCTGGCGGCGGCGCTGGGCGCACTGACGACGGCGTTGACGCTGCTGGTGATCCTGCTGGTAAACGCCCGGGAGATCGAGCTCTCCAGCCGCCAGCGGCTCTACGCCGACCCGATCATCGCCCACCGGCACTCTGCCTATCAGGACATCGTAATCACCCGTCGCGACCGCGACATGCGCCTCTACCTGGACGGGGATCTGCAATTCTCCACCCGGGACGAATACCGCTATACCGAAAGCCTGGTCTATCCGGCCCTCGGAGGTGGCGCCCAGTCGGCTCTGGTGCTCGGCGGCGGCGACGGGCTGGCGGCGCGCGAACTGCTGCGCCAGCCCGGCTTGCGCCGGATCACTGAGGTCGAGCTGGACCCGGCGGTTGTCGAACTGGCACGCACCACGATGCGCGACGCCAACGGGGGCTCGTTGGACAACCCACGCGTGCAGCTGGTGATCGACGACGCCATGACCTGGCTGCGCGGCCCGCGGACCGACCGGTTCGACGCGGTGATCGTCGATCTGCCCGATCCGGACACGCCCGTGCTGGGCCGCCTGTATTCGACAGAGTTTTATGCGCTGGTCGACCGGGTGTTGTCACCGGGCGGCCTGATGGTGGTGCAAGCCGGTAGCCCGTTCTCGACGCGGAAGGCGTTCTGGCGCACCGTCTCGACCATCCGGTCCGGCGGTTTTGCGGTCACCCCGTATCACGTGCACGTGCCCACCTTCGGTGACTGGGGTTTCGTCCTGGCCCGCCGCGGCGACGCCGCGCCGGCGGCGGCGCTGCCGCGCGATGCTCCCTCCTTGCGCTACCTGGACCAGCGCGTGCTGGACGCCGCGACGGTGTTCTCCGAGGACGTGCGGCCACGTCCGATGGAGCCGTCCACGCTGGACAACCCGCGAGTCGTGGCGGACATGCGGCGGGGTTACGACTGA
- a CDS encoding DUF2617 family protein, with protein MPLHHLAVAPADVSGARLALALNAAAPPPLASYRLEHPGGGVLLLGVLGASHVVTVQHGAGQFSEQVSCATGGELPARSDAPGYRLQSHSATHDEAAFRTLAKDLRDRCARVPGWLGGVFPGDDAALTALTAEPDGDGWRWQTWHLYPTGPGGTVVHTASRWQP; from the coding sequence GTGCCGCTCCACCACCTAGCGGTAGCTCCTGCCGACGTGTCCGGGGCACGATTGGCTTTGGCGCTCAATGCGGCGGCGCCCCCTCCCCTGGCCAGCTATCGACTGGAACACCCCGGCGGTGGTGTCCTGCTGCTCGGCGTCCTGGGCGCCTCCCATGTCGTCACCGTGCAACACGGCGCCGGCCAGTTCTCCGAGCAGGTCTCCTGCGCCACCGGCGGTGAGCTGCCCGCGCGTTCGGATGCGCCCGGCTACCGACTTCAATCGCACAGCGCGACGCACGATGAAGCCGCCTTCCGCACCCTGGCCAAAGACTTACGTGACCGGTGCGCCCGCGTACCCGGCTGGCTGGGCGGGGTATTCCCGGGCGATGACGCCGCGCTGACCGCGCTGACCGCCGAGCCCGACGGCGACGGCTGGCGCTGGCAGACCTGGCACCTCTACCCCACCGGGCCGGGCGGCACGGTGGTCCACACGGCGAGCCGGTGGCAGCCGTGA
- a CDS encoding YebC/PmpR family DNA-binding transcriptional regulator: MSGHSKWATTKHQKAVKDARRGKEFARLIKNIEVAARTGGGDPAGNPTLYDAIQKAKKTSVPNDNIERARKRGAGEEAGGADYQTIMYEGYGPNGVAVLVECLTDNRNRAASEVRVAMTRNGGTMADPGSVAYLFSRKGMVTLEKNGLTEDDVLTAVLDAGAEDVNDLGESFEVVSEPTDLVAVRTALQEAGIDYESAEASFQPSVSVPVDVEGARKVFKLVDALEDSDDVQNVWTNVDLSDEVLAALDEE; the protein is encoded by the coding sequence ATGAGCGGCCATTCCAAGTGGGCCACCACCAAGCACCAGAAGGCCGTCAAAGACGCCCGCCGCGGCAAGGAATTCGCCCGGCTGATCAAGAACATCGAAGTGGCCGCCCGCACCGGTGGTGGCGATCCAGCGGGTAATCCGACCCTGTATGACGCCATCCAGAAGGCCAAGAAGACCTCGGTGCCCAACGACAACATCGAGCGGGCGCGCAAGCGTGGCGCGGGTGAGGAAGCCGGCGGCGCGGACTACCAGACCATCATGTACGAGGGCTACGGACCCAACGGCGTCGCGGTGCTCGTCGAATGCCTCACCGACAACCGCAACCGCGCGGCCAGCGAAGTGCGGGTGGCGATGACCCGCAACGGCGGCACCATGGCCGACCCCGGCTCGGTCGCCTACCTGTTCTCCCGCAAGGGCATGGTGACCCTGGAAAAGAACGGTCTCACCGAGGACGACGTCTTGACTGCCGTGCTGGATGCCGGCGCCGAAGACGTCAACGACCTCGGGGAAAGCTTCGAGGTGGTCTCGGAGCCCACCGACCTGGTGGCAGTGCGGACCGCCCTGCAGGAGGCCGGCATCGATTACGAGTCGGCCGAGGCCAGCTTCCAGCCCTCGGTGAGTGTCCCGGTGGACGTCGAGGGCGCCCGCAAGGTGTTCAAGCTCGTCGACGCCCTGGAGGACAGCGACGACGTGCAGAACGTGTGGACCAACGTCGATCTGTCCGACGAGGTGCTGGCCGCGCTCGACGAGGAGTGA
- a CDS encoding DUF4247 domain-containing protein: MSRNRLLVIAGGLALAATVSLVSGIVLLSRDIGEYIAGHYQEYAHDASTKRYVCAGSPKQVADTLAHYKTPAARASNGGSEYLRYSRNVVIVGPEGTRACSIRVEDLGAGYGHGSYVFLGPGFTPGSPSGGSGGSPGGPGGVK, from the coding sequence GTGAGCCGCAACCGTCTGCTGGTGATCGCCGGCGGGCTGGCGCTGGCCGCCACGGTCTCGTTGGTCTCCGGGATCGTGTTGCTCAGCCGGGATATCGGCGAGTACATCGCCGGTCACTATCAGGAGTACGCGCACGACGCCAGCACGAAGCGCTATGTCTGTGCGGGATCGCCCAAGCAGGTCGCCGACACACTGGCTCACTACAAGACGCCCGCGGCGCGCGCGTCGAATGGCGGCAGTGAGTACCTGCGTTACAGCAGGAATGTCGTGATCGTCGGGCCCGAGGGCACCCGTGCGTGCAGCATCCGGGTCGAAGACCTGGGCGCGGGATACGGTCACGGCTCCTATGTCTTCCTCGGCCCCGGGTTCACGCCCGGATCCCCATCGGGCGGCTCGGGTGGCAGTCCGGGCGGCCCGGGCGGTGTCAAGTAG
- a CDS encoding DUF350 domain-containing protein, with protein MNYSAVEFGSVSLDPILRGAVATVLYFAVGIAVLIAGFLMVDVLTPGNLRRLVFLERRPNAAILATAMYAALAIVIIAAITTSSNQLGEGLLGVAIYGGIGVILQGLALFILRIAVPGNFHEHVEEPTLHPAAFATAAMLLAVGGVTAAALL; from the coding sequence ATGAATTACAGCGCGGTGGAGTTCGGCAGCGTCAGTCTCGATCCCATCTTGCGCGGAGCCGTCGCCACCGTCCTGTACTTCGCGGTGGGCATCGCCGTGCTGATCGCCGGCTTCCTGATGGTCGACGTGCTCACTCCGGGCAATCTGCGTCGGCTGGTGTTCTTGGAACGACGGCCCAACGCCGCCATCCTGGCCACCGCGATGTATGCCGCACTGGCCATCGTGATCATCGCGGCCATTACCACCAGCTCCAATCAGCTGGGTGAGGGCCTGCTGGGAGTGGCGATCTACGGCGGAATCGGTGTGATCTTGCAGGGACTGGCCCTGTTCATTCTGAGAATCGCGGTGCCGGGAAACTTCCACGAACACGTCGAGGAACCGACCCTGCATCCGGCGGCCTTTGCCACCGCGGCCATGCTGCTGGCCGTCGGTGGAGTCACAGCGGCCGCATTGTTATGA
- the pdxS gene encoding pyridoxal 5'-phosphate synthase lyase subunit PdxS → MDSSATEQNGGRPAAKETGPRTGTARVKRGMAEMLKGGVIMDVVTPEQARIAEGAGAVAVMALERVPADIRAQGGVSRMSDPDMIEGIIDAVTIPVMAKARIGHFVEAQILQSLGVDYIDESEVLTPADYTHHIDKWSFTVPFVCGATNLGEALRRIAEGAAMIRSKGEAGTGDVSNATTHMRAIGGEIRRLTSLSEDELFVAAKELQAPYDLVVEVARAGKLPVTLFTAGGIATPADAAMMMQLGAEGVFVGSGIFKSGDPAQRAAAIVKATTFFDDPDVLAKVSRGLGEAMVGINVEEIAEPHRLAQRGW, encoded by the coding sequence GTGGACAGTAGCGCCACCGAGCAGAACGGGGGCCGGCCGGCCGCGAAAGAAACCGGACCCCGAACCGGAACTGCGCGCGTCAAGCGCGGTATGGCCGAAATGCTCAAGGGCGGCGTCATCATGGACGTCGTCACCCCTGAGCAGGCCCGCATCGCCGAAGGTGCGGGTGCCGTCGCGGTCATGGCGCTAGAACGGGTGCCCGCCGATATCCGCGCCCAGGGCGGGGTGTCGCGGATGAGTGACCCCGACATGATCGAGGGCATCATCGACGCGGTCACCATCCCGGTGATGGCCAAGGCGCGCATCGGTCACTTCGTCGAGGCGCAGATTCTGCAGAGCCTCGGAGTGGACTACATCGACGAGTCCGAGGTGCTCACCCCGGCCGACTACACCCACCACATCGACAAGTGGAGTTTCACCGTGCCGTTCGTGTGCGGGGCCACCAACCTCGGCGAGGCGCTGCGCCGGATTGCCGAGGGCGCGGCCATGATCCGTTCCAAGGGTGAGGCCGGCACCGGCGACGTCTCCAACGCGACCACCCACATGCGCGCGATCGGTGGCGAGATCCGGCGGCTCACGTCGTTGTCCGAAGACGAATTATTCGTAGCCGCAAAGGAATTGCAGGCACCGTACGACCTCGTCGTGGAGGTCGCCCGGGCCGGCAAGCTGCCGGTGACGCTGTTCACCGCCGGCGGTATCGCCACCCCGGCCGATGCCGCGATGATGATGCAACTCGGGGCCGAGGGTGTGTTCGTCGGGTCGGGCATCTTCAAGTCCGGTGACCCGGCGCAGCGAGCCGCGGCGATCGTCAAGGCCACCACCTTCTTCGACGACCCGGACGTGTTGGCCAAGGTGTCGCGCGGGCTGGGTGAGGCGATGGTCGGCATCAACGTGGAGGAGATCGCCGAGCCTCATCGCCTGGCGCAACGAGGCTGGTGA
- a CDS encoding 3' terminal RNA ribose 2'-O-methyltransferase Hen1 yields MLLTVTTTHQPATDLGYLLHKHPDRVQEFKQSFGTVTVFYPEATAERCTVALMLNIDPVRLARSRARNTPDFSLAQYVNDRSYAASSLLGVAMADVFSTARSGRCNSRQELADSAIPLEIVIPVLPCRGGPDIAHRFFEPLGWTVEAEPIPLDDAFAEWGDSRYLRLKLTGTVKLADALNQVHVLLPVLDESKHYWQGPDEVDKLLRSGEGWLAGHPDANLITRRYLGRHGGLTRTALARLAELGDELEEAIEPAEDEEVLQPEAQRVPLNTQRHDAVYQALLDLGARSVIDLGCGPGQFLDRLVKTPAFSRIAGSDVSTRSLQHAARRLRVERMSERQAARVELFQSALTYEDERFAGFDAAVLMEVVEHVDRPRLETLERVVFGAAKPTAVIVTTPNCEYNVLYQGLVGMRHPDHRFEWSRAEFAEWSDRVAATYGYGVVRRGVGDRDDTLGNPTQMAIFTREEGNDD; encoded by the coding sequence GTGCTTCTGACTGTCACGACCACCCACCAGCCGGCGACCGATCTCGGCTACCTCCTGCACAAGCATCCGGACCGTGTGCAGGAGTTCAAGCAGTCCTTCGGCACCGTCACCGTCTTCTACCCCGAAGCCACCGCCGAGCGGTGCACCGTCGCGCTGATGCTGAACATCGATCCGGTCCGGTTGGCGCGGTCCCGGGCTAGGAACACCCCGGACTTCAGCCTGGCGCAGTACGTGAATGACCGCTCCTACGCAGCATCGTCGCTGCTGGGCGTGGCGATGGCCGACGTATTCAGCACCGCGCGCAGCGGACGCTGCAACTCCAGGCAAGAGCTCGCCGACTCCGCGATCCCGCTTGAGATCGTTATCCCGGTGCTGCCGTGCAGAGGCGGCCCTGACATCGCCCACCGGTTCTTCGAGCCCCTCGGCTGGACGGTCGAAGCCGAGCCGATCCCACTCGACGACGCCTTTGCCGAGTGGGGTGATTCCCGTTATCTCCGTCTCAAGCTGACCGGCACGGTCAAGCTGGCCGACGCCCTCAACCAGGTCCACGTCCTGCTCCCGGTGCTCGATGAGTCCAAGCACTATTGGCAGGGACCGGACGAGGTCGACAAGCTCCTCCGCTCCGGGGAGGGCTGGCTCGCCGGCCACCCGGACGCCAACCTCATCACCCGTCGCTATCTCGGTCGCCACGGCGGGCTCACCCGCACGGCGCTGGCCAGGCTCGCCGAGCTCGGCGACGAGCTCGAAGAGGCCATCGAGCCGGCCGAAGACGAGGAGGTCCTGCAGCCCGAGGCGCAGCGAGTGCCGCTCAACACCCAGCGACACGACGCCGTCTACCAGGCTCTGCTCGATCTCGGGGCACGTTCGGTCATCGACCTCGGGTGCGGTCCTGGCCAGTTCCTCGACCGGCTGGTCAAGACCCCGGCGTTCTCCCGGATCGCCGGCAGCGACGTCTCCACCCGTTCACTCCAGCACGCCGCACGGCGCCTGCGCGTCGAGCGGATGAGTGAGCGGCAGGCCGCGCGCGTCGAGCTGTTCCAGAGCGCCCTCACCTACGAGGACGAGCGGTTCGCCGGCTTTGACGCCGCCGTACTCATGGAAGTCGTCGAGCACGTCGACCGACCACGCCTCGAGACCCTCGAACGGGTCGTGTTCGGCGCTGCGAAGCCTACCGCCGTCATCGTGACGACCCCCAACTGCGAGTACAACGTGCTTTACCAAGGACTGGTCGGCATGCGACACCCCGACCACCGGTTCGAGTGGAGTCGTGCAGAGTTCGCCGAGTGGTCCGATCGGGTTGCCGCGACCTACGGCTACGGGGTTGTGCGACGGGGAGTCGGCGATCGCGACGACACGCTCGGCAACCCGACTCAGATGGCGATCTTCACCCGTGAGGAGGGAAACGATGACTGA
- the pdxT gene encoding pyridoxal 5'-phosphate synthase glutaminase subunit PdxT, whose protein sequence is MSARLVGVLALQGDTREHLAALREAGAEAITVRRRAELDAVDGLVIPGGESTAMSHLLRDFDLLEPLRARLADGLPAYGACAGMILLAREILDAGAAGRQALPLDGIDMTVRRNAFGRQVDSFEGDIPFEGLDGTVRAVFIRAPWVERVGAGVQVLARAAGQVVAVRQGAVLATAFHPEVTGDRRVHKMFVDIVTGR, encoded by the coding sequence GTGAGTGCGCGGCTGGTCGGCGTGCTGGCGTTGCAGGGCGACACCCGCGAGCACCTCGCCGCACTGCGCGAAGCCGGTGCCGAGGCGATCACGGTGCGCCGCCGCGCCGAACTGGACGCGGTGGACGGGCTGGTCATCCCCGGTGGCGAGTCAACCGCGATGAGTCACCTGCTGCGCGACTTCGACCTGCTGGAGCCGCTGCGGGCCCGCCTGGCCGACGGACTGCCCGCATACGGCGCGTGCGCCGGCATGATCCTGCTGGCCCGCGAAATCCTGGACGCGGGCGCGGCGGGACGCCAGGCCCTGCCGCTGGATGGGATCGATATGACCGTGCGGCGCAACGCTTTCGGGCGTCAAGTCGATTCATTCGAGGGCGACATCCCGTTTGAGGGTCTGGACGGCACGGTGCGCGCGGTGTTCATCCGGGCGCCCTGGGTCGAGCGGGTCGGCGCGGGTGTGCAGGTGCTGGCCCGGGCCGCGGGGCAGGTCGTCGCGGTGCGGCAGGGCGCGGTGTTGGCGACGGCGTTCCACCCGGAGGTGACCGGCGACCGGCGGGTGCACAAGATGTTCGTCGACATCGTGACCGGACGTTAG
- the tesB gene encoding acyl-CoA thioesterase II, protein MAIEEILDLEQLEVNIYRGSVFSPESGFLQRTFGGHVAGQSLVSAVRTVDPRYRVHSLHGYFLRPGDAKEPTVFIVERTRDGGSFATRRVNAIQHGEIIFSMGASFQTDQEGIDHQDAMPAAPPPVGLPGLSSVKVFDDAGFKQFEEWDVCIVPRDRLKLLPGKASQQQVWFRHRDPLPDDPVLHICALAYMSDLTLLGSAQVTHMAEREHLQVSSLDHAMWFMRSFRADEWLLYDQSSPSAGGGRSLCQGKIFNQSGEMVAAVMQEGLTRFRRGYQPATR, encoded by the coding sequence GTGGCGATCGAAGAGATCCTCGATCTCGAGCAACTCGAGGTCAACATCTACCGCGGCAGCGTGTTCAGCCCCGAGTCGGGCTTCCTGCAACGCACGTTCGGCGGGCATGTCGCCGGGCAGTCGCTGGTGTCGGCGGTGCGTACCGTCGACCCGCGCTATCGGGTGCATTCGCTGCACGGCTATTTCCTGCGGCCCGGGGACGCCAAGGAGCCCACGGTGTTCATCGTGGAGCGCACCCGTGACGGCGGATCGTTCGCCACCAGGCGCGTCAACGCCATCCAGCACGGCGAGATCATCTTCAGCATGGGCGCGTCGTTCCAGACCGACCAGGAAGGCATCGACCACCAGGACGCCATGCCGGCGGCGCCGCCGCCGGTGGGACTGCCCGGGCTGTCCTCGGTGAAGGTGTTCGACGACGCCGGATTCAAGCAGTTCGAGGAGTGGGACGTCTGCATCGTGCCGCGCGACCGGTTGAAACTGTTGCCCGGCAAGGCGTCCCAGCAACAAGTGTGGTTCCGCCACCGCGATCCGCTGCCAGATGACCCGGTGTTGCACATCTGCGCGCTGGCATACATGAGCGACCTGACGCTGCTGGGCTCGGCGCAGGTCACCCACATGGCCGAGCGGGAGCATCTGCAGGTGTCCTCGCTGGACCACGCGATGTGGTTCATGCGGTCCTTTCGGGCCGACGAATGGTTGCTCTACGACCAGTCCTCGCCGTCGGCCGGCGGCGGTCGTTCGCTGTGCCAAGGCAAGATCTTCAACCAGAGCGGTGAGATGGTGGCCGCGGTGATGCAGGAAGGGCTGACCCGCTTCAGGCGCGGCTACCAGCCGGCCACCCGGTGA
- a CDS encoding polynucleotide kinase-phosphatase, giving the protein MTDPATQQQQQITVPAMGLIVLVGVSGSGKSTFARTHFKPTEVVSSDFCRGLVADDENDQSATPDAFDVLHYIVGTRLRRGLLTVVDATNVQQSDRASLIKLAKGHDVLVDAVILDVSEEVAIERNNQRPDRDFGSQVVSRQHRDLKRSFRRLGKEGFRRVHVLRGTDQIDAVDIVREPAWNDRRDIHGPFDIVGDIHGCASELRTLLTQLGWQIRYDGTTAIDATHPDGRQAVFVGDLVDRGPDNPGVLRLVMGMVASGNALCVSGNHEAKLVRALRGSKVTVSHGLAESLAQMQAEPEDFGKQALAFMEGLISHYVLDDGKLVVAHAGLKESYHGRSSGRVRSFALYGDTTGETDEYGLPVRYPWAQEYRGQAMVVYGHTPVPKAEWINNTICLDTGVVFGGELTALRYPEREIAAVPAQQEWYEPVRAPRPHPSRREASVLKIGDVAGTRWLETTHAGKVKVPEENAAAALEIMSRFAVDPRWLIYLPPTMSPVATSQVEGFLEYPEQAFEEYAGCGVTRVVCQEKHMGSRAIAVVTKDTDAAERRFGIGDGTTGVVYTRTGRPFLADATELVDRLRLAAEPLFESLDTDWLALDCEFLPWSAKAIDLIKAQYASVGAAARSVLPEALGVLEQAAARGLDVGDLAERSRRRLENAVAFRDAYAVYVRPTEGLDGVTLAPFQILASEGRSLALTESHEWHLAELAKLQGDLITPTRHHFVDLASQDERDRATQWWLDLTAAGGEGMVVKPAYPTEGRVQPAIKVRGREYLRIIYGPDYTDSLDVLRERHLGKKRQLALREHGLGIEALTAFVDHKPLWTVHQAVFAVLALESEPVDPRL; this is encoded by the coding sequence ATGACTGATCCGGCAACCCAGCAGCAGCAGCAGATCACCGTTCCCGCCATGGGCCTGATCGTCCTCGTCGGCGTCTCCGGAAGCGGCAAGTCCACCTTCGCCCGCACCCATTTCAAGCCCACCGAAGTCGTCTCCAGCGACTTCTGCCGCGGGCTCGTGGCCGACGACGAAAACGACCAGTCCGCCACGCCTGACGCCTTCGACGTCCTCCACTACATCGTCGGTACCCGACTTCGGCGGGGACTGCTCACCGTGGTCGACGCCACCAACGTCCAGCAGTCGGACCGTGCCTCGCTGATCAAACTGGCCAAGGGCCACGACGTCCTGGTCGACGCGGTCATCCTCGATGTCTCGGAGGAGGTCGCAATTGAACGCAACAACCAGCGGCCGGACCGTGACTTCGGCAGCCAGGTAGTCTCGCGCCAGCACCGCGACCTCAAGCGATCGTTTCGGCGGCTCGGCAAGGAGGGTTTCCGCCGCGTCCATGTCCTGCGCGGTACCGACCAGATCGACGCGGTCGACATCGTCCGCGAACCTGCGTGGAACGACCGCAGAGACATCCACGGCCCGTTCGACATCGTCGGCGACATCCACGGATGCGCCTCCGAGTTACGCACCCTGCTCACCCAGCTCGGCTGGCAGATCCGGTACGACGGTACGACCGCGATCGACGCCACGCACCCCGACGGACGCCAGGCAGTCTTCGTCGGTGACCTCGTCGACCGCGGCCCGGACAACCCCGGAGTGCTGCGTCTGGTCATGGGCATGGTCGCCTCCGGAAACGCGCTGTGCGTCTCTGGCAACCACGAGGCCAAGCTCGTGCGCGCACTCAGAGGCTCGAAGGTGACCGTCTCCCACGGACTTGCGGAATCGCTTGCACAGATGCAGGCCGAGCCCGAGGACTTCGGCAAGCAGGCACTCGCCTTCATGGAGGGGCTCATCAGCCACTACGTCCTCGACGACGGCAAGCTCGTCGTCGCCCACGCCGGACTCAAGGAGAGCTACCACGGACGTTCCTCCGGCCGCGTGCGGTCCTTCGCGCTCTACGGCGACACCACAGGAGAGACCGACGAATACGGCCTGCCGGTTCGCTACCCCTGGGCCCAGGAGTACCGCGGCCAGGCGATGGTCGTCTACGGCCACACCCCGGTCCCGAAGGCGGAGTGGATCAACAACACGATCTGCCTGGACACCGGTGTCGTCTTCGGTGGCGAACTGACCGCCCTGCGCTACCCCGAGCGCGAGATCGCCGCTGTCCCAGCGCAACAGGAGTGGTACGAGCCGGTCCGCGCCCCGCGTCCCCACCCCAGCCGACGCGAGGCGTCGGTTCTCAAGATCGGCGACGTCGCCGGCACCCGTTGGCTGGAGACCACCCACGCCGGCAAGGTCAAGGTCCCCGAGGAGAACGCCGCGGCCGCGCTGGAGATCATGAGTCGGTTCGCGGTCGACCCGCGCTGGCTGATCTATCTCCCGCCTACCATGTCGCCTGTCGCGACTTCGCAGGTCGAGGGCTTCCTGGAGTACCCCGAGCAGGCATTCGAGGAGTACGCGGGCTGCGGCGTCACCCGCGTGGTGTGCCAGGAGAAGCACATGGGCTCGCGCGCCATCGCCGTCGTCACCAAGGACACCGACGCCGCCGAGCGACGCTTCGGTATCGGCGATGGCACCACAGGTGTCGTCTACACGCGTACCGGGCGTCCGTTCCTCGCGGACGCCACCGAACTCGTCGACCGGCTCCGGCTCGCGGCCGAGCCGCTGTTCGAATCCTTGGACACCGACTGGCTCGCCCTCGACTGCGAGTTCCTGCCCTGGTCGGCCAAGGCCATCGACCTCATCAAGGCGCAGTACGCCTCGGTGGGCGCGGCCGCCCGGAGTGTTCTGCCCGAGGCGCTCGGTGTGCTCGAGCAGGCCGCGGCACGCGGTCTCGACGTCGGTGATCTCGCTGAGAGGTCGCGGCGCCGGCTCGAGAACGCCGTGGCATTCCGCGATGCCTACGCGGTGTACGTCCGGCCCACCGAAGGGCTCGACGGCGTGACCCTTGCGCCCTTTCAGATCCTCGCCTCGGAGGGCCGCTCGCTCGCGCTTACCGAGTCCCACGAGTGGCACCTCGCCGAACTCGCCAAACTCCAAGGCGATCTCATCACGCCGACCCGCCACCACTTCGTCGACCTCGCCTCTCAGGACGAGCGGGACCGGGCCACGCAGTGGTGGCTCGACCTGACGGCCGCTGGTGGCGAAGGCATGGTCGTCAAGCCCGCTTACCCGACCGAAGGGCGTGTTCAGCCCGCCATCAAGGTGCGTGGCCGGGAGTACCTGCGAATCATCTACGGCCCTGACTACACCGACTCGCTGGACGTGCTCCGCGAGCGCCACCTCGGCAAGAAGCGTCAGCTTGCGCTCCGCGAGCATGGTCTGGGCATCGAAGCTCTGACCGCCTTCGTCGACCACAAGCCGCTCTGGACGGTGCACCAGGCGGTCTTCGCGGTCCTCGCGTTGGAGTCCGAGCCGGTCGACCCACGGTTGTGA